A genomic region of Rhipicephalus sanguineus isolate Rsan-2018 chromosome 1, BIME_Rsan_1.4, whole genome shotgun sequence contains the following coding sequences:
- the LOC119379243 gene encoding uncharacterized protein LOC119379243, with product MATNVCILKIGLESDTKDQTILQKFCELDAIGVTNEESVKQESINHALSSVERKARRGLPQTIYSDNALTFKKASREVQSLWKILRSRDIQDYCGSQRITWKFIIEKAAWWGGWWERMVKSMKVSLRNVLGRQSLSFEELTTVLADVEAAINSRPFTYVLEEPAADINPRWRYRRSLVNAFWNRWQREYLLQLRSAHIISSRQDNSLTVDDIVIVHEDHAQPHSGKQEESSKFSKAVTE from the exons ATGGCGACAAATGTCTGCATCTTAAAGATTGGTCTGGAAAGCGACACCAAAGATCAAACTATACTGCAAAAGTTTTGTGAACTGGACGCCATTGGAGTCACCAATGAAGAGAGCGTGAAGCAAGAAAGCATCAACCACGCTCTGAGCAGCGTGGAAAGAAAAG CGCGCAGGGGTCTACCGCAGACTATTTACAGCGATAACGCTTTGACCTTTAAGAAGGCATCGAGGGAAGTGCAAAGCCTCTGGAAAATTCTTCGCAGTCGTGACATTCAAGACTACTGCGGCTCTCAGCGCATCACGTGGAAATTCATAATAGAAAAGGCAGCTTGGTGGGGAGGCTGGTGGGAGCGAATGGTAAAGTCCATGAAGGTTTCCCTGCGAAATGTTCTCGGACGTCAAAGCCTGTCATTTGAGGAGCTCACTACAGTCTTGGCGGATGTGGAAGCAGCGATAAACTCGCGCCCATTCACCTATGTCCTAGAGGAGCCAG CAGCTGACATTAATCCACGCTGGAGGTACCGACGATCACTTGTCAACGCCTTTTGGAACCGATGGCAAAGGGAATACCTGCTACAGTTGCGGTCCGCGCACATAATATCGTCAAGACAGGACAATTCCCTTACGGTAGACGACATTGTGATTGTCCATGAAGACCATGCACAGCCACATAGTGGAAAACAGGAAGAGTCGTCGAAGTTTTCAAAGGCCGTGACGGAGTAG